In Candidatus Sodalis pierantonius str. SOPE, one DNA window encodes the following:
- a CDS encoding vitamin B12 dependent-methionine synthase activation domain-containing protein produces MTWSLASKYPRILQDEVVGEEARRLFADANAMLDKLDEGGLLRPRGVVGLFPANREGDDIVIYRDESRRERLAVAHHLRQQTEKSDFANYCLADFVAPKASGKADYLGAFAVTGGLEEDSLAAEFDARHDDYNKIMVKALADRLAEAFAEYLHERVRKVYWGYAANENLGNEALIRESYQGIRPAPGYPACPDHTEKQTLWSLLEVTRHTGMQLTESFAMWPGASVAGWYFSHPDSKYFAVAQIQRDQVEDYAIRKGLALEEIERWLGQNLGYDVE; encoded by the coding sequence ATGACCTGGTCGCTGGCGAGTAAATATCCGCGTATCCTGCAAGATGAGGTGGTGGGCGAAGAGGCCCGGCGGCTGTTTGCGGACGCCAATGCCATGCTGGACAAGCTGGATGAAGGCGGATTATTGCGGCCGCGCGGCGTGGTGGGGCTGTTTCCCGCCAACCGGGAGGGCGATGATATCGTCATTTATCGCGATGAAAGCCGGCGCGAGCGGCTGGCCGTCGCCCATCATCTACGCCAGCAGACCGAAAAAAGCGATTTCGCCAACTATTGTCTGGCGGATTTCGTGGCGCCGAAAGCCAGCGGCAAAGCAGACTATTTGGGCGCGTTCGCCGTCACCGGCGGTCTGGAAGAGGATAGCCTGGCGGCGGAGTTTGATGCCCGGCATGATGATTACAACAAGATTATGGTCAAAGCGCTGGCCGACCGGCTGGCGGAGGCGTTTGCCGAATATCTTCATGAGCGGGTGCGTAAGGTGTACTGGGGCTATGCCGCTAATGAAAATTTGGGCAATGAGGCGTTGATACGCGAAAGTTACCAAGGTATCCGGCCGGCGCCAGGCTATCCCGCCTGCCCTGACCATACCGAAAAGCAAACTCTGTGGTCATTATTGGAGGTAACGCGCCACACCGGCATGCAACTGACGGAATCGTTCGCCATGTGGCCGGGGGCGTCGGTAGCGGGGTGGTATTTTAGCCATCCTGACAGCAAATACTTTGCCGTGGCGCAGATCCAGCGCGACCAGGTAGAGGATTATGCGATACGCAAAGGGCTGGCGCTGGAAGAAATAGAACGCTGGCTGGGGCAGAATCTGGGCTACGACGTCGAATAA